One Huiozyma naganishii CBS 8797 chromosome 5, complete genome DNA segment encodes these proteins:
- the KNAG0E03750 gene encoding integrase catalytic domain-containing protein: MSHQKRSILSSQNALIHRLLGHINVQSLYKSIKNKTFQHLELSDIDWGNLAQFQCVDSLQGKSRQHSHIVGSRVKHQEKYSNFEYIHSDLLGQISSPSTNTKAWFISFTDEAIRYRWVYKITDKRDTTILHILKSLIDYIRNQFKGNVLAFQFDRGSEFTNNIVRTYLAEKGISTFYTSVGDHQANGVAERLNLTLMNDCRTLLKTTNLLYHLWFYAVQFATLLKNSVYNDTLQSSARAKAGLPGRDIKNILPFGQPVIAHFTKLKTELKYRGEQGFALVPSSNSYGYQIYIPD; encoded by the coding sequence ATGTCCCACCAGAAACGGTCAATTCTCTCCTCACAAAACGCGCTTATCCATAGACTACTTGGTCATATCAATGTTCAGTCGCTTTACAAATCCATTAAGAATAAAACATTCCAACACCTCGAACTTTCCGACATCGACTGGGGCAACCTAGCTCAGTTCCAATGTGTGGACTCTCTACAAGGCAAAAGTCGTCAACACTCACATATCGTTGGTTCCAGAGTCAaacatcaagaaaaatattcaaactTCGAATATATCCACTCCGATTTACTGGGACAGATCTCTTCTCCGAGCACGAACACTAAGGCGTGGTTCATCTCATTTACTGATGAAGCCATCAGATACCGCTGGGTCTACAAAATAACCGACAAGCGTGACACTACCATCCTACATATCCTAAAATCATTGATTGACTACATCCGCAATCAATTCAAAGGAAATGTACTGGCTTTCCAATTCGACCGGGGCAGTGAGTTTACGAACAACATTGTCCGCACCTATCTCGCTGAAAAGGGTATATCCACATTCTACACCTCCGTAGGTGACCACCAAGCTAACGGGGTAGCCGAACGTCTCAATCTAACGTTAATGAACGACTGCCGCACTCTGCTGAAAACTACCAATCTACTTTACCACTTATGGTTCTACGCTGTCCAATTTGCCACTCTGCTCAAAAACTCAGTCTACAACGACACTTTACAATCTTCTGCTCGTGCCAAAGCTGGTCTACCCGGAAGGGACATCAAAAATATCCTTCCATTCGGACAACCTGTCATAGCGCACTTCACGAAGCTTAAAACAGAGCTAAAATATCGTGGTGAACAAGGATTCGCCCTTGTCCCTTCTTCCAACTCATATGGCTATCAGATTTACATACCTGACTGA